One part of the Prochlorococcus marinus str. MIT 9313 genome encodes these proteins:
- a CDS encoding glycoside hydrolase family 24 protein: protein MQRMIAPASTVYRLLSAVAAGFLPFSIAAGAAQATNTHIPLPPSLPSLELTARSQSLSNPEQVPSAALPYVITPERRALLNTIRFAEGTWKNGHDLGYRVMFGGGLMASLDRHPNRVIYSSRYASAAAGAYQFMPFTWDMVTRSLGLRGFGPEVQDQGALFLVQRRKALGLTDSGFMTPLLAAKLAPEWASFPTLSGRSYYGQPVKRFSSLLGFYKFNLAQLRSIRDQRRQDLAAPGNDAARRPVCKPPTILCSIQSR from the coding sequence ATGCAAAGAATGATCGCTCCCGCATCGACTGTCTATCGTCTTCTATCAGCAGTCGCAGCTGGTTTTCTCCCTTTCTCAATAGCAGCTGGAGCAGCGCAAGCAACCAATACCCATATCCCTCTCCCTCCTTCACTTCCATCTCTTGAGCTAACAGCACGTTCCCAGTCGCTAAGTAATCCAGAACAGGTTCCCTCAGCGGCATTGCCATATGTGATCACCCCGGAGCGGCGGGCCCTTCTCAACACCATTCGCTTTGCCGAAGGTACTTGGAAGAATGGGCATGACCTTGGCTATCGAGTGATGTTTGGTGGAGGTCTCATGGCCTCATTAGATCGTCATCCCAATCGAGTCATTTACTCCTCTCGATATGCAAGTGCTGCAGCAGGGGCTTATCAATTCATGCCTTTTACCTGGGACATGGTGACCCGCAGTCTTGGTTTGCGTGGTTTTGGTCCAGAAGTTCAGGATCAGGGAGCTCTCTTTCTTGTTCAACGTCGCAAGGCTTTAGGTCTTACCGATTCAGGGTTTATGACCCCTCTATTAGCAGCAAAACTTGCGCCTGAATGGGCTTCATTCCCCACTCTGAGCGGCAGGAGTTACTACGGCCAGCCTGTCAAACGCTTTTCCAGCTTGCTTGGTTTCTACAAGTTCAACTTGGCGCAGCTCAGGTCGATCAGGGATCAGCGCCGTCAAGATCTTGCTGCACCTGGTAATGACGCAGCTAGGAGACCTGTTTGCAAACCCCCCACAATTCTTTGCAGCATTCAAAGTCGCTGA
- a CDS encoding TPM domain-containing protein, with product MGAHQRRKILKNLLAWLFCLLCCAGSVYAYDNPELLPQQQTPVVDLAKVFSEKQLTNLEKSLDDYETRTGWKLRVLTQYERTPGLAVREYWGLDERSLLIVADPRGGNLLNFNVGDALYALMPRTYWVELQTRYGNQFYVKDHGEDIAILDSLNAVETCLDRGGCQFVPGLPLEQWLLTFTTSLLGGLVAGFASYPRKEGELIAWPWLLLASPLWIMLFGIFGIAPVVSRTSDLLPLLRNGLGFLGGAVTAYVIAQATLGGRQKRESEP from the coding sequence ATGGGAGCACATCAGAGGCGAAAAATCTTGAAAAACCTGTTGGCATGGTTATTTTGCTTGCTTTGTTGCGCAGGATCGGTTTACGCCTACGACAATCCTGAACTCCTTCCCCAGCAGCAAACACCCGTGGTTGATCTGGCGAAGGTCTTCAGCGAAAAGCAACTCACCAACCTGGAAAAATCACTAGACGACTATGAGACGAGAACAGGCTGGAAATTACGTGTACTGACCCAGTACGAACGAACTCCTGGGCTTGCAGTTCGAGAGTACTGGGGACTTGATGAACGTAGTTTGCTGATTGTCGCCGACCCACGCGGTGGAAATCTGCTCAACTTCAACGTGGGTGATGCGTTATATGCACTAATGCCTCGTACCTACTGGGTAGAGCTGCAAACCCGCTATGGGAACCAGTTTTACGTGAAGGATCATGGCGAGGACATCGCAATCCTCGATTCACTCAATGCCGTAGAAACCTGTTTGGATCGAGGTGGTTGTCAATTTGTACCTGGGCTGCCATTGGAGCAATGGTTGTTGACATTCACCACATCGCTACTTGGTGGTTTGGTTGCTGGCTTTGCTTCCTACCCCAGGAAAGAAGGTGAACTGATCGCTTGGCCTTGGTTATTGCTCGCTTCCCCGCTATGGATCATGTTGTTTGGAATCTTCGGGATTGCCCCTGTCGTGTCGCGAACTAGCGATCTTCTACCACTCCTTCGCAACGGGCTGGGCTTTTTGGGAGGAGCTGTAACGGCATACGTTATTGCTCAAGCAACATTGGGGGGTAGGCAAAAGCGAGAGTCAGAGCCTTAG
- a CDS encoding class I SAM-dependent methyltransferase: MDLCSVPCPAWLVNRIVQAGGSISFHQYMDWALHDQVYGAYASGQLRIGRQGDFATSPSLGADFAQLLAIQLVDWFQQLQQRVDKGKSLSLIEVGPGEGDLSADLISALEDLCPALIPRLELVLVESNKAMALRQRERLKSVTSVPIHWRSLNELAQAPAIGVMLAHEMLDALPVERLVWRDQRLWRQGVCLENVDSVAHLRFTELFLTDALHSALTEARMCLGIQIPPPDAADGWCSEWHGELKSWLSQAASALLCGPLLVIDYALEARRYYSAMRPCGTLMAYRQQRASGALLQDPGRWDLTAHLCLETLQLQAEQQGWTFLGESRQGQALLALGLAERLHALQSLPTSQLSAALNRREALLRLVDPVGLGEFRWLAFDLRPKPSLDAEVGELRCRFLEDPVS; this comes from the coding sequence ATGGATCTCTGCTCTGTGCCTTGTCCAGCTTGGTTGGTCAACCGAATAGTTCAGGCTGGAGGGAGCATCAGCTTCCATCAATACATGGACTGGGCCTTGCATGACCAAGTATATGGGGCCTATGCCTCAGGTCAGCTTCGTATTGGTCGTCAGGGTGATTTCGCGACTTCTCCTTCCTTAGGAGCTGACTTTGCCCAACTTTTGGCCATACAACTGGTTGATTGGTTCCAGCAACTTCAGCAGCGTGTTGACAAGGGAAAGTCTTTATCGTTGATAGAGGTGGGGCCTGGTGAAGGCGATTTAAGTGCTGATCTGATCTCAGCCCTGGAGGATCTGTGCCCAGCGCTGATACCAAGACTGGAGCTGGTTTTGGTGGAGAGCAATAAGGCCATGGCCTTACGACAACGAGAGCGACTGAAATCTGTCACCAGTGTGCCGATTCACTGGCGAAGTCTTAATGAGTTGGCTCAAGCTCCCGCTATCGGCGTGATGCTTGCTCATGAAATGTTGGATGCTCTGCCGGTGGAGCGGTTGGTGTGGCGCGATCAACGTCTATGGCGGCAGGGTGTTTGTCTTGAGAACGTCGATTCGGTTGCTCATCTTCGCTTCACTGAGCTTTTTCTTACAGACGCTTTGCATTCAGCTTTAACTGAGGCCCGAATGTGTTTGGGCATTCAGATCCCCCCTCCTGATGCTGCTGATGGTTGGTGCAGTGAATGGCATGGTGAACTGAAATCGTGGTTGAGTCAGGCAGCCTCTGCTCTGCTTTGCGGCCCCTTACTTGTCATCGACTATGCCCTCGAGGCCCGTCGTTATTACAGCGCGATGAGACCCTGCGGAACTCTGATGGCTTATCGCCAGCAGAGAGCTAGTGGTGCATTGCTTCAAGATCCCGGTCGGTGGGATCTCACTGCACATCTGTGTCTCGAAACTCTTCAACTCCAGGCCGAACAGCAGGGTTGGACCTTTCTCGGTGAGTCTCGACAGGGGCAAGCACTCTTGGCACTTGGCTTGGCAGAGAGGCTTCATGCTCTCCAAAGTCTTCCTACCAGTCAGCTCTCTGCTGCCCTCAATAGAAGGGAAGCACTGTTGCGTCTTGTTGATCCAGTCGGCTTGGGAGAGTTTCGTTGGTTGGCTTTTGATTTGAGGCCCAAACCATCTCTTGATGCTGAGGTCGGTGAACTTCGCTGCCGGTTCCTAGAGGACCCAGTTAGCTGA
- the aroB gene encoding 3-dehydroquinate synthase has protein sequence MSAFVNIDAQRIPVALSHQPYEVVIGGEGLRGVGKELRRAGLKEGIKVLVVSNADVAEPYGDLCLQSLKESGFRPTLLVIEAGEDQKTPVSVALIHDAAYEAKLERGSLMVALGGGVVGDMTGFAAATWLRGISVVQLPTTLLAMVDAAIGGKTGVNHPGGKNLIGAFHQPRLVLIDPSTLKTLPEREFRAGMAEVIKYGVIGDSALFQLLEGIQELDTPSQLHQDLLEKILERSALAKSRVVSSDEREGGLRAILNYGHTFGHVVETLCGYGNWLHGEAVAIGMVAVGELAVLRQSWSRDDANRQKSLIAKAGLPIAWPKLDPEEVLYTLQGDKKVKDGKLRFVIPTGIGNVEIKNDVSREEIRKCLSELS, from the coding sequence ATGTCCGCTTTCGTGAATATCGACGCCCAACGCATCCCAGTAGCACTGAGCCACCAGCCCTACGAGGTGGTCATTGGGGGGGAAGGCTTGCGGGGTGTTGGTAAGGAGCTTCGCCGTGCTGGGCTGAAAGAGGGAATCAAGGTATTGGTTGTAAGCAATGCTGATGTTGCTGAGCCATATGGTGATCTTTGCCTCCAAAGCCTTAAGGAGAGCGGTTTCAGGCCCACTCTGCTGGTGATCGAGGCCGGAGAAGATCAAAAGACGCCAGTGAGCGTGGCGTTAATTCACGATGCAGCCTATGAAGCAAAGCTAGAAAGAGGATCCTTGATGGTTGCTCTTGGCGGTGGGGTAGTGGGCGACATGACTGGATTTGCAGCAGCTACTTGGCTAAGAGGTATCTCGGTGGTGCAACTTCCTACAACCCTTCTGGCAATGGTGGATGCCGCGATTGGTGGCAAGACAGGCGTCAATCACCCGGGCGGAAAAAATCTGATCGGAGCATTTCACCAACCAAGGCTTGTATTAATCGATCCCTCAACTCTGAAAACATTGCCAGAACGTGAATTCCGGGCAGGGATGGCCGAAGTGATCAAATACGGGGTGATCGGTGATTCAGCACTTTTTCAACTCCTAGAAGGCATTCAAGAACTAGACACACCATCACAACTCCATCAAGACCTTCTGGAGAAAATTCTCGAACGTTCAGCACTCGCGAAGTCGAGAGTGGTGAGCTCAGATGAACGAGAGGGCGGGCTGCGCGCCATCCTTAACTACGGGCACACCTTCGGGCATGTGGTGGAAACCCTCTGTGGCTATGGAAACTGGCTGCATGGTGAAGCTGTCGCCATCGGCATGGTGGCGGTTGGGGAGCTGGCGGTGTTGCGACAGAGCTGGAGCAGGGATGATGCCAACAGGCAAAAGTCGCTGATCGCAAAGGCAGGGCTGCCGATTGCTTGGCCCAAGCTAGATCCAGAGGAGGTGCTGTATACCCTGCAAGGGGATAAAAAGGTCAAAGATGGAAAGCTTCGCTTTGTGATTCCCACCGGCATTGGCAACGTCGAAATCAAAAATGACGTAAGCAGAGAAGAAATCCGAAAATGCCTATCAGAGCTCAGCTAA
- a CDS encoding carbohydrate ABC transporter permease, whose product MAGPLFRGLRQSWRTTLVAWVFLLPALVLLSLSVLIPALMALLMSFTKTGLDVTEPLVFVGLANLRRLAGDPMFFKVLINTLIYLVGVVPPIVLGSLALAVLLNRSLPGIHFLRGAFYTPVLVSIVVAAIAFRWLYAENGLINGWLSAFVGTDFVPIGFLTNPFLALPAVMLVTLWKGLGYYMVIFLAGLQGIPKELYEAAELDGSDGLRKHIDITLPLLRPYVTLVAVVSSIAATKVFEEVFLMTQGGPADTTRTLVYYVYDQAFAELEISYACTVGLALFLLVLLLTAVRLAFAGDQGLL is encoded by the coding sequence ATGGCTGGTCCTCTGTTTCGGGGATTAAGACAGTCTTGGCGGACCACTCTTGTGGCATGGGTATTCCTCTTGCCTGCGCTCGTCCTACTCAGCTTGTCGGTGCTGATACCAGCGCTGATGGCTCTTTTGATGAGCTTCACCAAAACAGGTCTCGACGTTACAGAGCCCCTTGTCTTTGTGGGTTTGGCCAACCTGCGACGTCTTGCTGGTGATCCGATGTTTTTTAAGGTGCTGATCAATACTTTGATCTACCTGGTTGGGGTGGTTCCACCGATTGTTTTGGGTTCTCTTGCATTGGCGGTGTTGTTGAACCGTTCCTTACCAGGTATTCATTTTTTACGCGGTGCGTTCTATACACCCGTGCTCGTGTCGATTGTGGTTGCGGCCATCGCATTCCGTTGGCTTTATGCAGAGAACGGTCTTATCAATGGCTGGCTTTCCGCCTTTGTTGGCACAGATTTCGTGCCGATTGGCTTTCTCACGAATCCATTCTTGGCACTCCCGGCAGTGATGCTTGTAACCCTGTGGAAGGGGCTTGGTTATTACATGGTGATATTTCTTGCTGGCCTCCAAGGAATTCCTAAAGAGCTTTATGAGGCAGCCGAACTTGATGGTAGTGATGGCTTGCGCAAACACATCGACATCACACTGCCGTTGTTGCGGCCTTACGTAACCTTGGTTGCGGTGGTTTCATCGATTGCGGCTACAAAAGTGTTCGAAGAAGTGTTCTTGATGACTCAGGGGGGACCCGCCGACACCACTCGAACCCTTGTCTACTACGTTTACGACCAGGCTTTTGCTGAGCTTGAGATCAGTTATGCCTGCACGGTGGGCTTGGCGCTTTTCCTTTTGGTCCTGTTGCTCACTGCTGTGCGTTTGGCCTTTGCTGGTGATCAGGGCTTGCTCTGA